GTAGTGTTCGGCCTGCTCGCGCGCGCGTTCCGTGTCCATGGCGGCATTCAGGCAGGGGCGCCGAGGACGCGACGGTACTCGAGGAAGTCCACGAGCCCCACGATCCGCCTCGCCCCGTTGACGACGACGGTGGGAATGGCACGCACCCCCTGGGTCACCGCCTCCTCGTGGTCGCTGAGCACAGCCGCCCGGGCCCTGCCGCTCTCCAGATCGGTCCGGAAGCGCTCCAGATCCGCCCCCGACTCGCTGACGACCGCCGCGACCTCATCGGGGTTGGCGATGTTCCGCCCCTGGGAGAAGAAGGCCTCGTAGAGGCGCAGGTGGAGCCGCTCGAAGGCCTCGTCTCCCTGTAATGCCACGCACTTGGCTGCCTCCAGGGCCGGGAGGCTCCAGTTGGGGTAGTCGTCCCGCGCCCAGAGGTTATAGACGATGCCGTCCGGTGCTGCGAAGGCGCGGCAGCGCTTCCACGCCTCCTCGCGGTATGTCCCCTTGAAGGTGGCGGTCGGATCCGGCAGGGGTCTCAACGGGAAGGCCCTCCACTCGATGCGAAGGCGGTCCCCCAGCTCGCCCTTCAGGCGTCGGAGGCGCACGGCCGCCGGGTAGCACCACGGTCAGAGGTAGTCGGCGTACTCGACGATGCGGACCGGCTCGCTCACAGAGGCGGCTCCTGACTGGATTCTACGCTTCGCTCCGGCTCCGGTCAATTTGCGCTATGCTTGGGGCATGCCTGACCGGGTGGCGCTCGGCCTGATGTCAAAGTCCGAGCTTCGTGAGCATGCCTGGCGGCTCCTCGAGCTACACCGGGCGGCTCGCTTCCCCGGGGCGAAGGGTCGGATCCCCAACTTCGTCGGCGCCGAACGAGCGGCCCTGGCGCTTCAGACCCTTCCGGTCTGGCGCCGGAGCCGGGTCATCAAGGTCAACCCGGATGCGCCGCAGCTCCCGGTCCGTCGGATGGCGCTGCGCGAGGGGAAGACGGTCTACATGCCGGTCCCAAAGCTCGCCGAGGAGGCCTGTTTCATCGAGCTGGACCCGGCACGACTCGGCCGGCAGTTGGGCGAGGCGGCGAGCATCAAAGGCGCGGCCCGCTACGGGCGGGCGGTAGGCGTGAGCCAGGCGCGAACGCTGGACCTGATCGTCTGTGGTTCGGTAGCCGTCAACGGTGATGGCGCGCGGGTGGGGAAGGGGGGAGGCTACTCGGACCTCGAGTTCGGCCTCCTCCGCGAGACGGGACGCGTGAGCGACCGCACCCCCATCGTCACGACCGTCCACCCGCTGCAGATCGTGTCAGCTCAGGTCGCGATGCTCCCCCACGACATTCCCGTCGACTGGATCGTGACGCCCGAGGGCGCGTTCCGGTGCGGCGCGCGCTACCCGAGGCCTCGCGGGATCTACTGGGAGTACCTGACGGAGGAGAAGATCGTCTCGATCCCGGTGTTGGGGAGCCTCTGTGGACGCCGCGGCTGAGCTGGTGAAGCGCCTGCTCCCTTCGGTGGTCCACATCCACACCGAGGTGGCCGACGCGCACCCGTCGGCTGCCATCCTCGGCACCGAGCGGATGGGTTCGGGGACCGTCGTCGATCCGAGCGGGCTGATCCTCACCGTCAACTACGTCGTGATGGGAGCCGAGAAGATCCAGGTCGCGCTGGGCCAGGGCCGGCGCCTCAAGGCCGAGGTCGTCGCCCAGGACTTCGAGGTGGGGTTGGCTCTGCTCCGGGTGAAACGCCAGGGCCTGACACCGGTCCGGTTCGCCTCGTCCGAGTCGGTCGAGCGCGGCACACCCGTGTTCGTGATCGCTTCGACGGGCGCGCACGAGCGCCGGGTCGCCGGAGGCCTGGTGACGTACCTGGGGGAGTTCGAGGCGTACTGGGAGTACCTCCTGGACCGCGGCATCGTCTCGAGCGCCGTCAACCCGGGCTTCGGGGGCGGCCCGCTCTTCACGCTGACGGGCGCGCTTGTCGGGGTGGTGTACCTCAACCTGAACGAGATCATCCGGAACTCCCTGGCGATTCCGATCGAGTGCTACCGGGAGAGCGAGGCGGATTTCCTGCGGTACGGCAAGCTGGTGAGGCGCCCGAAGCGCGCCTGGCTCGGCGTCTTCGCGCATCCGCTCGAGGAGGGCGTGGTGGTCGCCGGGCTTGTGCCGAACGGCCCCGGGGAGCGGTCCGGTCTCAGGGAAGGTGACGTGATCGTCTCGCTGAACTCGCAAGAGGTCCCGACACGTAAGGACCTCTACCTCTCGTTGTGGCGGCACGGCCCCGGCGAGCGGATCACCCTGGAGATCCTGCGCGACAGCGCGCTCAAGCGCATCGACGTCACCAGCGGAGACCGCGCCGATTTCTATCGGCAGCTCTGAGGACCGAGCCCTGATGCGAGGGATCCGGTGAGCACCGTCCTGCTCGGGTTTCTCCTGCCGCTCGCGCTTTTGCTCTGGGCGGTGGGCCTCGCGGCCCAGCCGGCGCCCGGCCGGTGGCTGACGAAGGCGCCGATGCCGACTCCGCGGACCGAGGTCGCCGCGGCGGCCCTGGGCGGGAAGATCTACGTGATCGGGGGGTTTTCCGTGGGCGGCGATCTCGTGGAGGTGTACGACCCCGCGACGGAGCGCTGGGAGAGCCGCTCGCCGCTGCCCGAACCCCTCCACCACACCACGGCCACCGCGGTGAGCGGCCGGCTCTACGTCATCGGTGGGTACTCGGCCGGCTGGAATCCGCTGAACGTGGTCTTCGAATACGATCCCGCGACCAACCGCTGGCGCAAGCGCTCTCCGATGCCGACGGCCCGGGGCGCGCTCGGGGTGGGGGAGCTCGACGGGAAGATCTATGCCGTCGGTGGTGTGGCCCGGAACGGTCGCACCAACTCCGCGGCGAACGAGGTCTACGATCCGGTCTCCGATCGGTGGGCGTCGCGGGCGCCGCTCCCCACGCCTCGCGACCACCTCGCGGTCGTCGCGCTCGAGAAGCGGCTCTACGCGATCGGCGGAAGGGTCGGCGGGAGCTACGCCCGCAACCTTGCTGATACCGAGGTCTACGATCCTGGAGCGGATCGCTGGGAGCCCCGGCGGCGCATGCCGACCGCGCGGTCGGGGATCGCGGGCGTCGCGCTCGGGAGCCGCCTCTTCGTCTTCGGGGGTGAAGACCCGGCAGGAACCTTCAGCCAGGCGGAGGCCTACGAGCCGGCTACCGATCGCTGGATCGCGCTCGCGCCGATGCCGACGGCTCGCCACGGCCTCGGGGCCGCGGTGGTCGGCGCGGTGATCTACGTGATCGGAGGCGGTCCGCGCCCCGGCGGGTCCTTCAGCGCCGTCAAC
The nucleotide sequence above comes from Candidatus Rokuibacteriota bacterium. Encoded proteins:
- a CDS encoding DsbA family protein, whose amino-acid sequence is MRLRRLKGELGDRLRIEWRAFPLRPLPDPTATFKGTYREEAWKRCRAFAAPDGIVYNLWARDDYPNWSLPALEAAKCVALQGDEAFERLHLRLYEAFFSQGRNIANPDEVAAVVSESGADLERFRTDLESGRARAAVLSDHEEAVTQGVRAIPTVVVNGARRIVGLVDFLEYRRVLGAPA
- a CDS encoding 5-formyltetrahydrofolate cyclo-ligase, whose amino-acid sequence is MSKSELREHAWRLLELHRAARFPGAKGRIPNFVGAERAALALQTLPVWRRSRVIKVNPDAPQLPVRRMALREGKTVYMPVPKLAEEACFIELDPARLGRQLGEAASIKGAARYGRAVGVSQARTLDLIVCGSVAVNGDGARVGKGGGYSDLEFGLLRETGRVSDRTPIVTTVHPLQIVSAQVAMLPHDIPVDWIVTPEGAFRCGARYPRPRGIYWEYLTEEKIVSIPVLGSLCGRRG
- a CDS encoding serine protease: MDAAAELVKRLLPSVVHIHTEVADAHPSAAILGTERMGSGTVVDPSGLILTVNYVVMGAEKIQVALGQGRRLKAEVVAQDFEVGLALLRVKRQGLTPVRFASSESVERGTPVFVIASTGAHERRVAGGLVTYLGEFEAYWEYLLDRGIVSSAVNPGFGGGPLFTLTGALVGVVYLNLNEIIRNSLAIPIECYRESEADFLRYGKLVRRPKRAWLGVFAHPLEEGVVVAGLVPNGPGERSGLREGDVIVSLNSQEVPTRKDLYLSLWRHGPGERITLEILRDSALKRIDVTSGDRADFYRQL
- a CDS encoding galactose oxidase — translated: MPTPRTEVAAAALGGKIYVIGGFSVGGDLVEVYDPATERWESRSPLPEPLHHTTATAVSGRLYVIGGYSAGWNPLNVVFEYDPATNRWRKRSPMPTARGALGVGELDGKIYAVGGVARNGRTNSAANEVYDPVSDRWASRAPLPTPRDHLAVVALEKRLYAIGGRVGGSYARNLADTEVYDPGADRWEPRRRMPTARSGIAGVALGSRLFVFGGEDPAGTFSQAEAYEPATDRWIALAPMPTARHGLGAAVVGAVIYVIGGGPRPGGSFSAVNEALTP